The sequence GCCTTCGAAGTGCTGGGCTGCATGCGCGTGGAGCTGAAGACCGACGTGCTCAACACGAAGTCGCGCAACGCCATGCTCCGCATCGGCGCGACGGAGGAGGGCGTGCACCGCAAGCACCAGGTCACGCAGAGCGGCCGCATCCGCGACAGCATCTGGTTCAGCATCGTGGACGACGAGTGGCCCCGCGTCCGCGAACGCCTTCTGGAGATGATGTCGCGTCCGTATCCCCCGTCGGCTTCCGCCCCGTCCACTTCGCCCGGCGGCACGTCGGCCGATGCGCGGCATCCGTCCGGCTCCGAATCCACCTCCGCACTCCGGGGATGATGCAGCTTCTCGCCAATCGACGTCTGCGCGCGCACGCCGCGCTTGCCGCCGCCCTGCTGGGCGCGTGCACGCCCCCGCCCGCCGTGGCGCCCGCGCCGGTGCGCACGCCCGCGGCGGTGCTGGCCGCGGCGCTGGACAGCATCTTCGAGGACACCGCGTTCGCGCACGCGCAGTGGGGCGTGGCCGTGCGCTCGCTGGACCGGAGCGACGTTCTGTACGCGCGAAACGCCGGGAAGCTGTTCGTGCCCGCGTCGAACATGAAGATCGTGACCGGCTCGGCCGCGCTGGAGGCGCTTGGGCCCGCGTACCGATTCCGCACGCGCGTGGAGGCGCACGGGCGCGTGGCGGGCGGCGTGCTGGACGGTGACCTGGTCGTCCGCGGCGGCGGCGACCCGTCCATCTCCGCCCGCTTCCAGAACGGCGACGCGACGGCCGTCTTCCGCGCTTGGGCGGACTCATTGCGCGCCCACGGGGTGACCCGCATCACCGGCCGCGTGATCGGCGACGACGACGTGTTCGACGACGTGGCTCTCGGCCGCGGCTGGGCGTGGGACGACGCGGACGCGGACTACTCGGCCGAGATCTCCGGCCTGGAGCTCAACGAGGGCGCCATCACCGTCCGCGTCTCCCCCGGCGCGGAGCCGGATGGACAGGTCCGCGTCCAACTGTCGCCCGCCACCGGCTATGCGATCATCGACCAGAGCCGCGTCAGAACGGCGGCTCGCGGCACCGCCACGCGGATCGACGTCACCCGTGAGCCGTTGGAGCTGGGTCTCCGCATCTCCGGCCAGATCGCCGCGGACACGCCGTTCGTGGAAGAGGGAATCGCCGTCCACAATCCCACGCTCTACTTCGTCACCGTGCTCCGCGAGACGCTGGCGCGCTCCGGCATCCGCGTGGACGGCGCGCCGGTGGATGCGGATGACGTTCCGCCCGCGGAGCCGGCCGCGTACTCGCTGCCGCTCTTCACCCACGTATCGCCCCCGCTCGCCGAGATCCTGCCCGGCTTCCTGAAGCCCAGCCAGAACCAGATCGGCGAGATGCTGCTGAAGACGCTCGGCCGCGAGCTTCGCGGCGAGGGAAGCGCCCGCGCCGGCGGCGCCGTCGTGGACAGCCTGCACCGCCTGTGGGGCGTGCCGCCGCGCGAGCTGTCGCAGGCCGACGGCTCCGGCCTGTCACGCTACGACCTGGTCGCACCCGACCTGCTCGCCGGCATCCTCACGCACATGACGCACAGCTCCAACTGGCAGACGTGGTACGCCGCCCTGCCCATCGCCGGGGTGGACGGCACGCTCGCGGCGCGGATGCAGGGCACGCCGCTCCAGGCCAACGTGCACGCCAAGACGGGCACGCTGTCCGGCGTCCGCTCGCTCTCCGGCTACCTCACCACCGCGGCGGGCGAGCGCATCGTCTTCTCCACCATGGTCAACAACCACACCCTCTCCGCCCGCGACGCCGACCGCCTTGCCGAAGCCGCCCTGCTCCGCATCTACACCTTCCGCAGGTAGGCGCCCGACCCTCCTTCACCGCCCCGCCCCGCTCGGCATCGGCACAATCCTCCCGATGCGCCCTAAACAAGCTCCCCTCTCCCGCTTGCGGGGGAGGGGCTGGGGGAGGGGGCACTCTCCCTGCCGCGCAGACGCATCGGATTCGGCATCATCCGTCGGGCTGAACCACGGAGGCACACACAGGTGCCCCCCTACCGGGATTTCAGGCATGAAGAAGGGGCGGCGACCGCTGGTGGTCGCCGCCCCTCTTTCGCTCGCCGGATGCTGATCGTCCCCCGAAAGCCGCCGCTCAGAACCCCGGGGGTGGCGTGGTGCCGCCGGTCGGGGGCGGGGCAGATGCGGGGCGCGCCGGTCCCCCGGCTGGCGGGGTGGGAACGGCACCGAACTGCGCCTGCTCCAGGCGCTGAAGCCGGCCGTTCACGCGGCCCACCAGGATGCGCGCGGCGCGCAGGTCGTGGTTGGACTCGATGAACATGAGCGCCATGTCGGCCGCGCCCCACAGGAAGCCGGCGAACACGATCAGCCGCGTGGCCTCCACCAGCAGCCGGGGGATGGCCGCGCCGCCCTGGCTGCGCAGCCCCAGCACCGCCTCGCCGATGAGCAGCAGGATGAGCAGGATGGAGAGCACCTTGAAGAGCCGGGCGATGTAGCGCAGCCCCTCGTGCGGCTCCATGTCCTCGTCGCGCACGTCCATCTCCGGCGCCACGCCGCGCGCGCCGCGCTTGTCGCCGCCCGCCCGCTCCACGCGGATCTGGGTCTCCCGTTCGTCGCTCACCGTTCGCTCCTGGTCTGTCGTTGTGGGCCGGATCGCTACCAGCGGGCCCGGAAGCCGCGCGTGTCGATGTGTACGAACCCCGAGTGCGCCCCCGTGGGCGCGTAGATGCCGATGCCGCCGATGAGGTTGGGGTACTTGGCCTCCACCTGCTCGGCCGCGTGGCCGATCACGCGCGCGTCGGCCACCGTCACGCGGCCGTCGCCGTTCAGGTCGTCCATCCGCCCGTCGTGGTTGTTGTCCACGCAGATGTCCATGGCGTCGCCGTACATGTGGCGCGACAGGCTGGCCCGGCCGGTGGGGTCGCCGCCGGTCTCGTTGTAGCTGGGCGTGCGGAACCCGCTGATCACGAAGATGTGCTCCACCGGGTGCCCCTCGGCCTGCAGCTCGGCGATGGTGAGCTCCACCTTGTCCAGCAGCCGCGGCGACAGCACCACGTACTTGGGCCACACGTTCTCCTGGCCCTTGGTCATGATGTCGCGCAGCCGCAGGTGCTCGCTGATCTGCAGGTCCTCGTTCTCCGGCGTGACCTGCACCAGGCCCTTGGGCGGGTCGTACTGTGGCTTGGGCGCGCCGCCTTCCTCGAACGGCCACTCGCCCACCTTGTACGTGCCCACGCGGCCGTTCTGCTTGGCCGAGAGCGGCACCAGCGAGATCACCGACACCGGCGCCGCGGGGCTCACCGCGTCGCGCATCTGCAGCATCACGTTCCAGATGCCGGGGCTGGTGGGCGCCTGCTGGCCCGAGACCGGCGCGCCCTGCGTGCCCTCTGCCGGCTTGAGCACGACCTGCGCGCCGGGGGCGCCGGCGGGAGCGGCCGGAAGGTCCAGCGGCTCCCCCGGCGAGCGCACCACCACGTTCACCTTGCCGCTCTGGCCGCGGTAGTCGTCCTCGTTGAAGGCGCCCGCGAACTGCTGCACCACCTCATCCATCACGAACGCGGGCTCCGGCGGGGCGTCGTCGCTGAAGGGACTGCGAGTGAGCTGGTCGGAGATGGAGGCCACCGGCCCGTCGTCCAGCGGCCCGTGGCGCGTCGTGGTGGCGATCGAGTACGTCCAGCCCGCCACGAACACGGCCACCAGCACCCACGCGACCACGTTGAACAAGCGCTCGTGCGCGGGCGACAGCCCGGCGCGCTCCCAGCGCGAGGCCGGCTCGCGCACCAGCGGGAATAGGAAGGCGTCGTTTCTGTATTCCATGGGGCGCGACGCCCTTCATCATCCGTGCCGCACCGGCGTAGCACTCCCGCCGCACCTCGCCACCCGGCCGCTGCGACGTAGCGCGCTCAGCCGCGCCGTACCGCCGACGCCCAGCTTCCTTCGCGGAACCGCCCGCTACGGTCCGGCCGAGTCCTTCCTCCCCGCCTGCGGTGCCGCCGGCGGCGTCTTGGTGGAGGGACGTGACGGAGATGCGGGGAGGGCGATGCGGACGATATCGAGCAGGAGCTTGCTGGGATTTCCGGAGCCGAGGTTCGTGAGCACCGTGACCGACAGGCTGTCGTCGGGCAGGTAGGCGCTGGCGGAGGAGAATCCGGCGAGCGTGCCGCCGTGCCCCGCCATCCGATGCCCTTCGAACGGCGCGACGATCAGGCCGTAGCCATAGCCGTGCGTGGCCGCCGCGCCTTCGGCCGTGGTCATGCGGGCATACGATGTGGGAGTGACGACGCGGCCGGTGGCGAGCGCGCGATTCCACGCCGCGAGGTCGCCCACGGTGGAGCAGAGCCCGCCCGCCGAGAACGACGGCACCGCGCTGTTGTACGGCGCGTTCACCACGTCCCCGTGCCGCACGTAGCCCGATGCACGGCGGGGGATAATGGCCTCCTCGTCGCAGTAGCGGGTCGCCGCCAGCCCCGCGTGCCGCAGGATCCGCCGCTCGAGGTAGGCGTCGTAGCGCTCCTCGGTCACCTTCTCCACGAGCAGCCCCAGCACGAGGTAGCCCACGTTGCTGTAGCTCCACCGCGAGCCCGGCGCGGACTCCATCCGCTTCTTTCCGGCGAGCGCGACCACCGAGTCCGGCATCAGCTCCTCGCGCGTCAGCACGGGTGAGTCGGGGATGCCGGACGTGTGGTTCAGCAGCTGGCGGATGCGGATGCCGCGCCATCCGGCAGGCAGATCGGGGAGATGTCGCCCGATCGGATCGTCCAGCGCGATCCGCTTCTCCTCGACGAGCTGCATCACGGCGGCGGCCGTGAACTGCTTGGTGAGCGAGGCGATGGGGTACACCGTGGCCGCCGTGGCAGGCACGCCGTTCTCCACGTCTGCCACGCCGTATCCGCGGAAGGCCAGCGTGTCCCGCCCGCCGCGGATCACCGCGACCGACACGCAGGGCGCGCCCGTCTCCCGCTGGTACGCGGCGACCAG is a genomic window of Longimicrobiaceae bacterium containing:
- a CDS encoding serine hydrolase domain-containing protein, producing the protein LVAAYQRETGAPCVSVAVIRGGRDTLAFRGYGVADVENGVPATAATVYPIASLTKQFTAAAVMQLVEEKRIALDDPIGRHLPDLPAGWRGIRIRQLLNHTSGIPDSPVLTREELMPDSVVALAGKKRMESAPGSRWSYSNVGYLVLGLLVEKVTEERYDAYLERRILRHAGLAATRYCDEEAIIPRRASGYVRHGDVVNAPYNSAVPSFSAGGLCSTVGDLAAWNRALATGRVVTPTSYARMTTAEGAAATHGYGYGLIVAPFEGHRMAGHGGTLAGFSSASAYLPDDSLSVTVLTNLGSGNPSKLLLDIVRIALPASPSRPSTKTPPAAPQAGRKDSAGP
- the dacB gene encoding D-alanyl-D-alanine carboxypeptidase/D-alanyl-D-alanine-endopeptidase; amino-acid sequence: MMQLLANRRLRAHAALAAALLGACTPPPAVAPAPVRTPAAVLAAALDSIFEDTAFAHAQWGVAVRSLDRSDVLYARNAGKLFVPASNMKIVTGSAALEALGPAYRFRTRVEAHGRVAGGVLDGDLVVRGGGDPSISARFQNGDATAVFRAWADSLRAHGVTRITGRVIGDDDVFDDVALGRGWAWDDADADYSAEISGLELNEGAITVRVSPGAEPDGQVRVQLSPATGYAIIDQSRVRTAARGTATRIDVTREPLELGLRISGQIAADTPFVEEGIAVHNPTLYFVTVLRETLARSGIRVDGAPVDADDVPPAEPAAYSLPLFTHVSPPLAEILPGFLKPSQNQIGEMLLKTLGRELRGEGSARAGGAVVDSLHRLWGVPPRELSQADGSGLSRYDLVAPDLLAGILTHMTHSSNWQTWYAALPIAGVDGTLAARMQGTPLQANVHAKTGTLSGVRSLSGYLTTAAGERIVFSTMVNNHTLSARDADRLAEAALLRIYTFRR